A region of Candidatus Poseidoniia archaeon DNA encodes the following proteins:
- a CDS encoding 2-oxoacid:ferredoxin oxidoreductase subunit beta, protein MVKLNVLGRPLDDYRGFKSTLCSGCGHDAVSSAIISAAWANGLPPESLAKMSGIGCSSKTSAYILGRSHGFNTVHGRMPSVTTGAAMANRDLSFIAVSGDGDTAAIGIGQFIHAIRRNLNMVYIVENNGVYGLTKGQYSATAEEGSQKRKSPPNQTQPIDLCKLAITLGCSFVARSFSGSRQQLVSLVRAALSHRGMAVIDVISPCVTFNNNEESLKSYGYVKSHDEELHIVDYIPHFEPITEVDVPAGEFRKVQLHDGSFIRLETIDEAHDPASEIAALNALHRAENAQKHVTGLLYFNPGKPTLDETLNLVETPLADLPDKMLRPPKKTLDELLANFRA, encoded by the coding sequence ATGGTAAAACTCAACGTGCTTGGCCGGCCTCTCGACGACTACCGCGGATTCAAGTCGACACTCTGCTCCGGCTGCGGCCACGACGCCGTCTCGAGTGCGATAATCTCTGCAGCATGGGCCAACGGGCTGCCGCCCGAGTCGCTGGCCAAGATGTCCGGCATTGGCTGTTCATCGAAGACGTCAGCCTATATCCTGGGGCGGAGCCACGGCTTCAACACCGTCCACGGACGGATGCCATCGGTAACGACTGGCGCGGCCATGGCGAACCGTGACCTCAGCTTCATCGCTGTCTCAGGAGATGGGGATACCGCTGCAATCGGCATCGGCCAGTTCATCCACGCCATCCGGCGCAACCTGAACATGGTTTACATCGTCGAGAACAACGGCGTTTACGGCCTGACGAAAGGGCAGTATTCGGCAACCGCCGAGGAAGGCTCGCAAAAGCGCAAGTCGCCGCCGAACCAGACACAGCCGATTGACCTTTGCAAGCTCGCGATTACGCTCGGCTGCTCGTTCGTCGCACGCTCGTTTTCGGGCTCGCGCCAGCAGCTGGTGTCTCTAGTGCGCGCCGCACTGTCACACCGCGGGATGGCGGTGATAGACGTTATCTCGCCCTGCGTGACATTCAACAATAATGAGGAGTCGCTCAAATCCTACGGCTACGTCAAGTCGCACGACGAGGAACTGCACATCGTCGACTACATTCCGCACTTCGAGCCGATAACAGAGGTAGATGTACCGGCGGGCGAATTCCGTAAGGTGCAGCTGCACGACGGCTCGTTCATCCGGCTCGAGACAATTGATGAGGCACACGACCCTGCCAGCGAGATAGCTGCACTCAATGCACTCCACCGCGCCGAGAACGCGCAGAAGCACGTCACCGGGCTGCTCTATTTCAATCCCGGCAAGCCGACACTCGACGAGACGCTCAACTTGGTCGAGACTCCACTGGCTGACCTACCGGACAAAATGTTGAGACCTCCCAAGAAAACCCTGGATGAACTATTAGCTAATTTCAGGGCTTGA
- a CDS encoding 2-oxoacid:acceptor oxidoreductase subunit alpha translates to GREHVREKLEKRDPYRVEPLERDETKFLIEGNDAVALGSLYGGVAMVSWYPITPSSSLAETIENYLPQLRTGDDGATCAVIQAEDEIAAIGMVVGAGWAGVRAMTCTSGPGISLMSEIIGLAYYVEVPAVIWDVNRVGPSTGMPTRTQQSDVISLYRASHGDTQHPVLIPGTAEECFEFGWRALDCAERLQTVVFGFSDLDLGMNHWVCSNFTYPEKLDRGKVVRTQEQLDAFEEYGRYLDVDGDGICWRTLPGSGLAPYLARGTGRNEKGVYSERPEDYRKNMVRLKRKIEGARDTLPKPVLREEPELQLGIIYYGSMENSIQEIDAMLEADGLKVSQCRVRALPLHSEVEEFVRRHEMIIVLEINRDGQMYKLMRAELPSELVPRLRSVAYSDGIPPRAQVYTDAICAEIQKFEAA, encoded by the coding sequence GGGTCGCGAACATGTGCGCGAGAAACTCGAGAAGCGCGACCCCTATCGCGTCGAGCCACTGGAACGGGACGAAACAAAATTCCTGATCGAGGGTAACGACGCGGTCGCGCTCGGCTCACTCTATGGTGGCGTCGCGATGGTCTCGTGGTACCCGATTACGCCCTCGTCGTCGCTCGCTGAGACAATCGAGAACTACCTGCCGCAGCTGCGTACGGGTGATGACGGTGCAACCTGTGCAGTCATCCAGGCCGAGGACGAGATTGCCGCAATCGGGATGGTCGTCGGTGCCGGCTGGGCTGGTGTACGCGCAATGACCTGCACCTCCGGACCGGGGATTTCACTCATGTCAGAGATCATCGGGCTCGCCTACTACGTCGAGGTGCCGGCGGTTATCTGGGATGTGAACCGCGTCGGCCCATCGACCGGGATGCCGACACGTACCCAGCAGAGTGACGTTATCAGTCTCTATAGGGCAAGCCATGGCGACACACAGCACCCGGTGCTAATTCCCGGCACCGCTGAGGAGTGCTTCGAGTTCGGCTGGCGCGCTCTTGACTGTGCCGAGCGGCTCCAGACGGTGGTCTTCGGCTTCAGTGACCTTGACTTGGGAATGAACCACTGGGTTTGCTCCAACTTCACGTATCCAGAAAAGCTGGACCGCGGCAAGGTGGTGCGGACGCAGGAACAGCTTGACGCCTTCGAGGAGTACGGGCGATATCTCGACGTCGATGGCGACGGCATCTGCTGGCGCACTCTCCCCGGTAGCGGGCTGGCCCCCTACCTCGCCCGCGGTACTGGCCGCAATGAGAAAGGCGTCTACTCCGAACGGCCTGAGGACTACCGCAAGAACATGGTGAGGCTGAAACGCAAGATCGAAGGGGCTCGTGACACGTTGCCGAAACCTGTCCTGCGGGAAGAGCCAGAACTGCAGCTAGGTATCATCTACTACGGGTCAATGGAGAACAGCATCCAGGAGATTGATGCCATGCTCGAGGCTGATGGCCTAAAAGTGAGCCAGTGCCGCGTCCGCGCACTGCCACTGCACTCCGAGGTGGAAGAATTCGTAAGGCGACACGAAATGATTATAGTACTTGAGATCAACCGAGATGGGCAAATGTACAAACTCATGCGTGCCGAGCTGCCGAGCGAGCTGGTGCCACGTCTGCGCTCGGTCGCCTACAGCGACGGCATCCCGCCGCGCGCGCAGGTCTACACTGACGCAATCTGCGCTGAGATACAGAAATTCGAGGCGGCTTGA